A window from Rhizosphaericola mali encodes these proteins:
- a CDS encoding ATP-binding cassette domain-containing protein encodes MMHILEADGILLDFGAKRILSNIYIKCETNTITGILGRNGQGKSCLLNIIYGNLKPLSKSVRIDKITLNSAFRNNEQLTFLPQFNFIPANLTLDRVFNDFLIDFYSFVDVFSEFKNLRKSTFGHLSGGQRRLVEVFVILKAKSQFSILDEPFSHLTPIQIEKIMELIQYEKSNKGFIITDHLYQNVLDISDAIYLLNNSRTMLINELDDLERFGYVRL; translated from the coding sequence ATGATGCATATACTCGAAGCTGACGGAATATTGTTAGATTTTGGTGCAAAGCGTATATTGTCCAATATTTATATAAAATGTGAAACAAATACGATTACTGGGATTCTCGGCAGAAATGGGCAAGGTAAATCTTGTTTATTGAATATTATTTATGGAAATTTGAAGCCTCTCAGCAAATCTGTTAGAATAGATAAAATAACTTTGAATTCCGCTTTTAGAAATAATGAACAACTAACCTTTCTTCCCCAATTTAATTTTATACCTGCTAACCTTACTTTAGATAGGGTTTTCAACGATTTTCTAATAGATTTTTACAGCTTTGTGGATGTATTTTCCGAATTTAAAAATTTGAGAAAAAGTACATTTGGACATTTATCTGGTGGGCAGAGAAGATTAGTAGAAGTATTTGTTATTTTAAAAGCAAAATCGCAATTCTCCATTTTGGATGAACCATTTTCTCATCTAACGCCAATTCAAATCGAGAAAATAATGGAACTAATTCAATACGAAAAATCAAACAAGGGATTTATTATTACCGATCATCTTTATCAAAATGTGCTTGATATTAGTGATGCTATTTATCTATTAAATAATAGTCGGACAATGCTCATTAATGAGTTGGATGATTTAGAAAGGTTTGGATATGTAAGGTTGTAA